The proteins below are encoded in one region of Halocatena salina:
- a CDS encoding HAD family hydrolase, with amino-acid sequence MRSRTVFGVPMDSTLESYDFWVFDLDGTLVDVEPSYTREVIMAVGDRLGHEFSEWETTALWYGFGDHRNTLLAEKGIDPARFWSVFHDVEDAEARAAATFLYDDAERLLSTLDCPIGVVTHCQRYLTDPVLDQLHIRDWFDAVFCCTDDTGWKPDPTPVYETLARMGIRNDGDIARGVLAGDSPQDIGAAWNVGLDGIHVERHGHDRRGICVLGDQRVAQLDEIITPSRSPATD; translated from the coding sequence ATGCGTTCTCGGACCGTATTCGGTGTTCCGATGGATTCGACGCTTGAGTCGTATGATTTTTGGGTGTTCGATCTCGACGGGACCCTCGTCGATGTCGAACCGAGCTACACGAGAGAGGTAATAATGGCCGTTGGAGACCGACTCGGCCACGAGTTTTCCGAGTGGGAGACGACGGCGCTCTGGTATGGGTTCGGAGATCACCGCAACACACTCCTTGCAGAGAAAGGGATCGACCCAGCCCGCTTCTGGTCGGTGTTCCACGACGTCGAGGACGCCGAGGCTCGCGCGGCGGCTACGTTTCTGTACGACGACGCCGAACGACTCCTCTCGACGCTCGACTGTCCGATCGGAGTGGTGACACACTGTCAGCGGTATCTCACCGATCCGGTGCTCGATCAGCTCCACATCCGGGACTGGTTCGACGCCGTGTTCTGTTGTACCGACGATACCGGTTGGAAACCGGACCCGACGCCGGTGTACGAGACGCTCGCAAGGATGGGCATCCGCAACGACGGTGACATCGCTCGGGGGGTACTCGCTGGTGACAGCCCACAAGACATCGGAGCAGCGTGGAACGTCGGTCTCGACGGTATTCACGTCGAACGACACGGTCACGACAGACGCGGTATCTGTGTCCTCGGTGACCAACGGGTGGCACAGCTAGACGAGATCATCACACCCTCCCGTAGTCCCGCGACGGATTGA